The region AAATTCCGGCCACCCGGGCGCGCCCATGGGCATGGCCGATATCGCGGAAGTCCTGTGGAACGACTTTCTGAAGCACAACCCGGGCAATCCGAACTGGTTCGATCGCGACCGCTTCGTGCTGTCCAACGGTCACGGTTCCATGTTGATCTATTCCCTGCTGCACCTGACCGGCTATGACCTGCCGATGGAAGAGCTGAAAAACTTCCGTCAGCTGCACTCCAAGACCCCGGGCCATCCCGAATACGGCTATACCGCCGGCGTGGAAACCACCACCGGGCCGCTGGGTCAGGGCATCTCCAATGCCGTGGGCATGGCGCTGGCCGAACGGACCCTGGCCGGGCAGTTCAACCGCGACGGTCACCACATTGTCGATCATTACACTTACGCGTTCCTGGGTGACGGCTGCATGATGGAAGGTATCTCCCACGAATCCTGCGCACTGGCCGGTACCCTGGGTCTGGGCAAGCTGATCGCCTTCTGGGATGACAACGGTATCTCCATCGACGGTCACGTTGATAACTGGTTTACCGACGACACGCCCAAGCGTTTCGAAGCCTATGGCTGGCACGTGATCCGCGATGTCGACGGTCATAATGCCGACGCTGTTAACAAGGCCGTACACGAGGCCAGGTCGGTCAACGACAAGCCGACCCTGGTCTGCACCAAGACCACCATCGGTTTCGGCGCCCCCAACCTGTGCGGCAGCCACGATTGCCACGGTGCGCCGCTGGGCGACGACGAAGTCAAGGCGACCCGCGAGAACATCGGCTGGCCGCACGAACCGTTTGTGATTCCCGATGAAATCTACGGCGGCTGGGATGCGAAAGAGAAGGGTCAGCAGGCCGAAGCGGAATGGAACAAGAAGTTCGATGCTTACAAGAAGGATTACCCGGAACTGGCCGCCGAATTCGAGCGCCGCATGAAGGGTGAGCTGCCCGGTAACTGGGAAGAGGTCGCCAACAGCTTCATCAAGGAATGCATCGAAAAAGCCGACTCGCCGGCGACCCGCAAGGCCTCCCAGGGTGCGATCACCGCTTTTGCCAAGGCCCTGCCGGAATTTCTCGGCGGCTCGGCCGACCTGACGCCGTCCAACCTGACCAACTGGCCGGACGCGAAAATCCTCACCAACACCGTGGCTGACGGCAATTATCTGTCTTACGGGGTTCGTGAGTTCGGGATGTCCGCCATCATTAACGGGATCACTCTGCACGGCGGGTTCAAGCCGTTCGGTGGTACCTTCCTGATGTTCTCCGAATATGCGCGTAATGCCCTGCGCATGGCCGCGCTGATGAAGATCCCGAGCATCTTTGTCTATACCCATGACTCCATCGGCCTGGGCGAAGACGGCCCGACCCATCAGGCTGTCGAACAGACCGCAACCCTGCGGCTGATTCCCAACATGTCCCTGTGGCGTCCCTGTGACAGCGTGGAAACCGCCATTGCCTGGAAGGCCGCGGTCGAACGCAACGATGGCCCGACCTCGCTGATCTTCAGCCGTCAGGGTCTGCCGCATCAGGAACGTTCCGACGAACAGGTGGCCAACATCGCCCGCGGCGGTTACGTGCTCAAGGACTGCGACGGTACCCCGGACGCCATCATCATCGCCACCGGCTCCGAAGTCGCGCTGGCCATGGGAGCGGCGGAGAAGCTGTCCGGCAAGAAGATCCGCGTGGTCTCCATGCCGTCGGTCAACGTGTTCGAAGCCCAGGACGAAGCGTATCGCGAGTCCGTGATTCCGTCCGCCGTGACGGCCCGTGTGGCGGTCGAAGCCGGGGTGACCGACGTCTGGTACAAGTACGTGGGTCTCAATGGCAAGGTCGTGGGTCTGAACCGCTTCGGCGAATCGGCACCGGCCGGCAAGCTGTTTGAATACTTCGGTTTCACTGTCGACAACGTGGCCAAGGCCGTTGAAGACGTCCTGTAACAATTTTGATTTATAAACCTTAGAGTAAGGGGAGAAAGTAACATGGCAATTAAAATCGGGATTAACGGTTTCGGCCGTATCGGACGTATGGTGTTTCGCGCCGTCGCCAAAGAGTTCGACAACATCGAAGTTGTCGGCATTAACGATCTGCTGGATCCGGACTACCTGTCCTACATGCTGCGTTACGACTCGGTACACGGTCGTTTCCAGGGTGATGTCAAGGTCGATGGCAATAACCTGATCGTCGACGGCAAGAAGATCCGCCTGACCGCCGAAAAGGATCCGGCCGCCCTGAAATGGGGTGACGTCGGTGCCGATATCGTGGTCGAATCCACCGGTCTGTTCCTGACCGAGGAAGCCTGCCAGAAGCACATCGACGCCGGCGCCAAGAAGGTGGTGATGTCCGCGCCTTCCAAGGACGGTGCACCGATGTTCGTTTACGGTGTCAACCATGAAGACTATGCCGGTCAGGCGATTACTTCTGCCGCCTCCTGCACCACCAACGCCCTGGCGCCGGTGGCCAAGGTGCTGCATGACAACTGGGGCATCAAGCGCGGCCTGATGACCACCGTGCATGCCGCCACCGCCACCCAGAAAACCGTTGACGGTCCGTCCATGAAAGACTGGCGTGGCGGTCGTGGTATCCTGGAGAACATCATCCCCTCCGCGACCGGCGCGGCCAAAGCCGTGGGCGTGGTCATGCCGGAACTCAACGGCAAGCTGACCGGGATGGCCTTCCGGGTGCCGACCTCCGACGTGTCCGTGGTTGACCTGACCGTCGAGCTGGAAAAAGGCGCCAGGTACGATGACATCTGCAAGGCGATGAAGGCCGCTTCCGAATCCGGTGACATCAGCAAGACCCTGGCCTACACCGACGAAAAAGTGGTTTCCACCGACTTCCGCGGTATCGGTCATTCCTCCATCTTCGATGCCGAAGCCGGTATCGCGCTGGATGATACCTTCGTCAAGGTCGTCGCCTGGTACGACAACGAGTACGGCTACACCTGCAACATGCTGCGTTTCCTCGAACATGCAGCTAAATAATCAGCTGGGGTTAGTTGATTAACGCAGAGCACGCGGAGGCGCAGAGTCGCAGAGACTAATTTGTTTCTCTGCGCCTCCGCGTCTCTGCGCTCTCCGCGTTTTAATTACGAATGTTTACGCAAAGAGCTATTCGCCAAGCGCCGACCGTTTAGCTAATAGTTTTTGAAAATTTACACGGAGTAACAAACATGTCATTTATCAAGTTGACGGATCTGGATCTGTCCGGCAAGCGAGTACTGATTCGCGCCGATCTGAATGTGCCGGTAAAAAACGGCAAGGTCACTTCCGATGCGCGGAT is a window of Thiohalophilus sp. DNA encoding:
- the tkt gene encoding transketolase, with translation MASRKDLANAIRALSMDAVQKANSGHPGAPMGMADIAEVLWNDFLKHNPGNPNWFDRDRFVLSNGHGSMLIYSLLHLTGYDLPMEELKNFRQLHSKTPGHPEYGYTAGVETTTGPLGQGISNAVGMALAERTLAGQFNRDGHHIVDHYTYAFLGDGCMMEGISHESCALAGTLGLGKLIAFWDDNGISIDGHVDNWFTDDTPKRFEAYGWHVIRDVDGHNADAVNKAVHEARSVNDKPTLVCTKTTIGFGAPNLCGSHDCHGAPLGDDEVKATRENIGWPHEPFVIPDEIYGGWDAKEKGQQAEAEWNKKFDAYKKDYPELAAEFERRMKGELPGNWEEVANSFIKECIEKADSPATRKASQGAITAFAKALPEFLGGSADLTPSNLTNWPDAKILTNTVADGNYLSYGVREFGMSAIINGITLHGGFKPFGGTFLMFSEYARNALRMAALMKIPSIFVYTHDSIGLGEDGPTHQAVEQTATLRLIPNMSLWRPCDSVETAIAWKAAVERNDGPTSLIFSRQGLPHQERSDEQVANIARGGYVLKDCDGTPDAIIIATGSEVALAMGAAEKLSGKKIRVVSMPSVNVFEAQDEAYRESVIPSAVTARVAVEAGVTDVWYKYVGLNGKVVGLNRFGESAPAGKLFEYFGFTVDNVAKAVEDVL
- the gap gene encoding type I glyceraldehyde-3-phosphate dehydrogenase, with the translated sequence MAIKIGINGFGRIGRMVFRAVAKEFDNIEVVGINDLLDPDYLSYMLRYDSVHGRFQGDVKVDGNNLIVDGKKIRLTAEKDPAALKWGDVGADIVVESTGLFLTEEACQKHIDAGAKKVVMSAPSKDGAPMFVYGVNHEDYAGQAITSAASCTTNALAPVAKVLHDNWGIKRGLMTTVHAATATQKTVDGPSMKDWRGGRGILENIIPSATGAAKAVGVVMPELNGKLTGMAFRVPTSDVSVVDLTVELEKGARYDDICKAMKAASESGDISKTLAYTDEKVVSTDFRGIGHSSIFDAEAGIALDDTFVKVVAWYDNEYGYTCNMLRFLEHAAK